One window of the Granulicella arctica genome contains the following:
- a CDS encoding DUF2256 and DUF3253 domain-containing protein, which translates to MPDRKPKPDRTTPHRDKVCKACGRAFSWRKKWERDWDVINYCSDACKGHKPDNTDHALEAAILSLLAERGRDKTICPSEAAKIVGGQEDRGDWESLMEPARSAARRLVAAGRIVITQHSQIVDPSTAKGPIRLRLR; encoded by the coding sequence ATGCCGGATAGAAAGCCCAAACCAGATCGAACCACACCGCACCGCGACAAGGTCTGCAAGGCCTGCGGCCGCGCTTTCTCATGGCGCAAGAAATGGGAGCGCGACTGGGACGTAATCAACTACTGTAGCGACGCCTGCAAGGGCCACAAACCGGACAACACAGATCACGCTCTCGAAGCCGCCATCCTCAGCCTTCTTGCCGAGCGCGGACGGGACAAGACCATCTGCCCCTCGGAGGCAGCAAAGATCGTCGGCGGCCAGGAAGATCGAGGCGATTGGGAGAGCCTGATGGAACCAGCCCGGTCCGCGGCTCGCCGTCTTGTGGCCGCAGGCAGGATCGTCATCACTCAGCACAGCCAGATCGTCGACCCTTCTACTGCAAAAGGACCGATCCGTTTACGACTGCGCTAA
- a CDS encoding peroxiredoxin, with the protein MKRKGLLIAVIAGIVTATAVGVNAHAADILQPGTAAPNFTLPSQDNTPISLTDYKGKWVVLYFYPKDKTQGCTIEAHNFQRDLDKYKALNAVVLGVSLDTADSHKSFCTQESLTFKLLADPEHKVVDAYGVNIMGAGPMKFAERDSFLIDPNGKVVKAWKKVNPNTHSEDVLAEISADKK; encoded by the coding sequence ATGAAGCGCAAGGGACTACTTATCGCAGTGATCGCGGGCATCGTGACGGCAACGGCCGTTGGCGTGAACGCCCACGCAGCCGACATTCTCCAGCCAGGAACCGCAGCCCCAAACTTCACCCTGCCCTCGCAGGACAACACCCCCATCAGCCTTACGGATTACAAGGGCAAGTGGGTAGTCCTCTACTTTTACCCGAAGGATAAGACCCAGGGCTGCACGATCGAGGCCCACAACTTTCAGCGCGATCTCGACAAGTACAAGGCGCTCAACGCCGTCGTCCTTGGCGTAAGCCTCGACACAGCAGACAGCCACAAAAGCTTCTGCACGCAAGAGAGCTTGACCTTCAAGCTTCTCGCCGATCCTGAACATAAGGTCGTCGATGCCTATGGCGTCAACATCATGGGCGCAGGTCCTATGAAGTTCGCCGAGCGCGATTCCTTTCTGATCGACCCGAATGGCAAGGTTGTCAAAGCCTGGAAGAAGGTCAACCCAAACACCCATAGCGAAGATGTCCTCGCTGAAATTTCCGCAGACAAGAAATAG
- a CDS encoding MmcQ/YjbR family DNA-binding protein has translation MDAERVRAFLLKLPHVVETLQWGDNLVFWVGDKAIGGKMFVLANLEADSKGVISYSAGPTRFAELVEIEGLFPAPYLARIHWIAAHRWDVFRPKEWEHELRGAYDITLGKLPPKTRKILALPPEEQQKLIAARRALLDSKQPRA, from the coding sequence ATGGATGCAGAGAGAGTTCGCGCCTTCCTATTGAAGCTGCCCCACGTCGTCGAGACCCTTCAGTGGGGAGATAATCTCGTCTTCTGGGTAGGCGACAAGGCGATCGGCGGCAAGATGTTCGTCCTCGCCAATCTCGAGGCAGACAGCAAGGGAGTCATCTCCTACTCCGCAGGTCCGACGCGCTTTGCGGAACTGGTCGAAATCGAAGGACTCTTTCCCGCACCCTACCTTGCGCGAATCCACTGGATTGCCGCTCATCGCTGGGACGTATTTCGTCCAAAGGAATGGGAGCACGAACTTCGCGGCGCCTACGACATCACCCTCGGCAAGCTGCCTCCAAAGACACGAAAGATTCTGGCTCTTCCCCCGGAAGAACAGCAGAAGCTGATCGCAGCGCGCAGAGCCCTCCTCGACAGCAAACAACCCAGGGCCTGA
- the tyrS gene encoding tyrosine--tRNA ligase produces the protein MSNFPSLEDQLDLITKGTAEIIPLEALKERITKSIASGKPMRIKAGFDPTAPDLHLGHTVLIRKLRHFQQLGHTVIFLIGDSTALIGDPTGRNVTRKPLTPEQIAANAETYKEQVFKILDREKTEVRNNSEWLDKLSYYDMVKLMAQFTVSQMLEREDFHKRFQAEQPIALHELIYPIAQGYDSVALECDVELGGTDQKFNLMRGRDLQKHFGQPQQSILMVPILEGLDGVQKMSKSLNNAIGVHDAPSDMYGKLMSISDELMWKYWTLLTDLRQSEIVQMQADVMSGTLHPMQAKKNLAHAITSDFHSREEADGAAINWAKQFQQGETASDLEQVEIAYDSIAGQAEGTGNSLRLGKLLVQARLVASGSEATRKIAEGAVRIDNEVRKDASFSVETLPATLTLRLGKKAKVVVIS, from the coding sequence ATGTCTAATTTTCCGAGCCTTGAAGACCAACTGGACCTTATAACGAAGGGCACTGCGGAGATCATCCCGCTCGAAGCCTTGAAGGAACGTATTACGAAGTCGATTGCTTCGGGCAAGCCGATGCGGATCAAGGCTGGTTTCGATCCGACCGCTCCCGACCTGCATCTAGGGCATACGGTGCTGATCCGCAAGCTGCGGCATTTCCAGCAGCTAGGCCATACGGTGATTTTCCTGATTGGCGATAGTACGGCGCTGATCGGCGACCCAACGGGGCGCAACGTGACCCGTAAACCGCTGACACCGGAGCAGATTGCGGCGAATGCGGAGACGTACAAGGAGCAGGTCTTCAAGATTCTGGACCGTGAGAAGACCGAGGTTCGCAACAACTCCGAGTGGCTGGACAAGCTGAGCTACTACGACATGGTGAAGCTGATGGCGCAATTTACCGTGTCGCAGATGCTGGAGCGTGAGGACTTTCATAAACGGTTTCAGGCAGAGCAGCCGATTGCCCTGCACGAACTGATATACCCGATTGCGCAGGGATACGATTCCGTCGCCCTGGAGTGCGATGTGGAGCTTGGTGGAACCGACCAGAAGTTCAACCTGATGCGGGGACGGGATCTGCAGAAGCATTTTGGGCAGCCGCAGCAAAGCATCCTGATGGTGCCGATCCTCGAGGGCCTCGATGGCGTGCAGAAGATGTCCAAGTCACTGAACAATGCGATTGGGGTGCATGACGCGCCGAGCGATATGTACGGGAAGCTGATGTCGATTTCTGACGAATTGATGTGGAAATACTGGACGCTGCTGACGGATCTGCGTCAATCGGAGATCGTGCAGATGCAGGCGGATGTGATGAGCGGGACGCTGCATCCGATGCAGGCTAAGAAGAATCTGGCACACGCGATCACGAGTGATTTTCATTCGCGTGAAGAGGCGGATGGAGCGGCGATAAACTGGGCCAAGCAGTTCCAGCAAGGTGAGACGGCAAGTGATCTTGAGCAGGTTGAGATTGCTTACGACAGCATTGCCGGGCAGGCAGAGGGAACAGGAAACAGTCTTCGACTTGGTAAATTGCTGGTGCAGGCTAGGCTCGTCGCTTCGGGAAGCGAGGCTACCCGGAAGATTGCGGAGGGTGCCGTTCGCATCGACAATGAAGTTCGAAAAGATGCGAGCTTTTCCGTGGAGACTCTGCCAGCAACGCTTACATTGCGCCTTGGTAAGAAGGCGAAGGTTGTAGTCATTTCATAG
- a CDS encoding LpxI family protein, protein MTTTGKLGLIAGNGRFPFLLVDAARAHGLEVVVAAIKEETDPEMDTRAATDIGIRVHWLSLGELSRLIETFQAEGVTRAVMAGQVRHKQIFSSIRPDWRLAKLLLSLRTRSTDMLLGAIAKVLGDEGIELISSTAYLEPLLAKTGVLTRRSPTEEEHKDVLYGRTIATAIAAFDLGQTVVIAARACVAIEAMEGTDATIARAGELMRSIDQGESRLLEPSLTVVKVAKPNQDMRFDVPVIGVATIAAMQQAGATCLCVEAGRTLLFDPEAIVAASDAAGIAMIALPRV, encoded by the coding sequence ATGACGACAACCGGAAAACTTGGTCTCATCGCCGGCAACGGGCGCTTTCCCTTTCTCCTCGTCGACGCAGCACGCGCCCATGGTCTCGAGGTGGTCGTCGCCGCCATCAAGGAGGAGACTGATCCCGAGATGGACACGCGTGCCGCAACGGACATCGGCATCCGGGTTCACTGGCTCTCGCTCGGCGAACTCTCCCGCCTCATCGAAACCTTCCAGGCGGAGGGCGTCACGCGAGCGGTCATGGCCGGACAGGTTCGTCACAAGCAAATCTTCTCGAGCATCCGTCCGGACTGGCGGCTAGCCAAGCTTCTCCTCAGCCTCCGCACCCGCTCTACCGACATGCTGCTCGGAGCCATTGCCAAAGTTCTAGGCGATGAAGGCATCGAACTCATCTCTTCGACCGCCTACCTTGAACCGCTTCTAGCCAAAACGGGCGTGCTGACCCGGCGATCTCCGACCGAAGAAGAGCACAAGGATGTTCTGTACGGCCGTACGATCGCAACCGCGATCGCTGCCTTCGACCTCGGTCAAACCGTGGTCATCGCGGCACGAGCCTGCGTCGCCATTGAAGCCATGGAGGGTACAGACGCTACGATTGCTCGTGCTGGCGAACTGATGCGCAGCATCGATCAAGGTGAAAGCAGGCTTCTAGAGCCGTCGCTGACTGTGGTCAAGGTAGCCAAACCCAACCAGGATATGCGCTTCGATGTCCCTGTAATCGGCGTCGCAACGATTGCGGCGATGCAACAGGCAGGCGCTACGTGCCTTTGCGTAGAGGCTGGCCGAACCCTGCTCTTCGATCCCGAAGCGATTGTCGCAGCTAGCGATGCCGCTGGCATCGCCATGATTGCCTTGCCCCGCGTCTGA
- the fabZ gene encoding 3-hydroxyacyl-ACP dehydratase FabZ has translation MSNSTITEPEQITLAEPTSVAPETPPVTRTMDIVEIMSILPHRYPLLLIDRIIEMESRKRVVAIKNVSINEPHFQGHFPDYPIMPGVLMVEAIAQAGGALLLSEYTNRAEKLMVFTSIDSAKFRRPVVPGDQLRIEVTVLNWRSSAVKMRGVATVDGKIACEATVMCALTSRSVTPAAKPGVTPNAE, from the coding sequence ATGAGCAACTCTACAATCACCGAACCGGAACAGATCACCCTTGCAGAACCCACATCCGTTGCCCCCGAGACTCCGCCAGTGACGCGAACGATGGACATTGTCGAGATCATGTCCATCCTGCCGCATCGCTACCCTCTCCTTTTGATTGATCGCATCATCGAAATGGAGAGCAGGAAGCGAGTCGTTGCCATTAAGAACGTATCCATCAATGAACCTCACTTTCAAGGTCACTTTCCTGACTACCCGATCATGCCCGGCGTGTTAATGGTTGAGGCGATCGCTCAAGCCGGTGGCGCACTTCTGCTAAGCGAATATACGAACAGGGCCGAGAAGCTCATGGTGTTCACGAGCATCGATAGTGCCAAATTCCGCCGCCCCGTTGTGCCGGGTGACCAGCTTCGCATCGAAGTGACTGTTCTCAACTGGCGCAGTTCTGCAGTCAAGATGCGCGGCGTAGCCACAGTGGATGGCAAGATCGCCTGCGAAGCCACAGTCATGTGTGCTCTCACCAGCCGCAGCGTGACGCCCGCGGCAAAGCCAGGCGTCACTCCGAACGCTGAGTAG
- the lepA gene encoding translation elongation factor 4: MDPSHIRNFAIIAHIDHGKSTLSDRLLELTGSLTSREMQAQVLDAMDLERERGITIKAHTVRMAYKAHDGEMYQLNLIDTPGHVDFSYEVSRSLASCEGALLVVDASQGVEAQTLANAYLAISNGLEIIPIINKIDLPSADIERTKEMIEKSVGLPADDAIAVSAKTGLNVASILEAVVTLLPPPLGDPEAPLQALIFDSWFDPYKGVIVLARIVNGKLSKGMKIKVMSNGKMFDVESMGVMTPKPVELAELSAGEVGFFVATIKNVADTKVGDTITEVARPCAEALPGFEDIKSMVFAGLYTVDSHEHAMLRDALEKLRLNDASFSFEPESSVALGFGFRCGFLGLLHLEIIQERLEREFDLDLITTAPGVRYKIALTDGTTIEVDNPSRWPDPSNIEQIEEPVIIAKILTNEEYVGGILKLVEEKRGRQQNMEYVSDTRVMITYELPLNEIVLDFYDRLKTVSRGYASLDYVLAGMWISPMVKMDILIGGDPVDALSIIVHKDFAQQRGKALVSKMRELIPRQMFEVAIQAAIGSKVIARETVTAIRKNVIAKCYGGDISRKKKLLDKQKEGKKRMKRIGKVDIPQEAFLAVLKVGED, from the coding sequence ATGGATCCAAGTCACATCCGCAACTTCGCGATCATCGCGCACATCGATCATGGCAAGTCCACCCTCTCCGACCGTCTGCTTGAGCTCACCGGCTCGCTGACCTCTCGCGAGATGCAGGCCCAAGTGCTGGACGCAATGGACCTCGAGCGCGAACGCGGCATCACCATCAAAGCCCACACCGTCCGCATGGCCTATAAGGCGCACGACGGCGAGATGTATCAGCTCAACTTGATTGACACCCCCGGCCACGTCGACTTCTCCTATGAGGTTTCGCGCTCACTTGCTTCCTGCGAAGGCGCTCTGCTCGTCGTGGATGCCTCACAAGGCGTCGAAGCACAGACGCTTGCCAACGCATATCTCGCCATCTCAAATGGTCTCGAGATCATCCCGATCATCAACAAGATCGATCTTCCCAGTGCCGACATCGAGCGTACGAAGGAGATGATTGAGAAGTCCGTTGGCCTTCCAGCCGACGATGCCATTGCCGTCTCAGCAAAGACTGGCCTCAACGTGGCGAGCATCCTCGAAGCCGTCGTCACCCTGCTTCCGCCACCGCTCGGCGATCCTGAAGCGCCGCTACAAGCCCTCATCTTCGATAGCTGGTTCGATCCCTATAAGGGTGTCATCGTGCTCGCTCGAATCGTCAACGGCAAGCTGAGCAAAGGCATGAAGATCAAGGTCATGTCGAACGGCAAGATGTTTGACGTCGAGAGCATGGGTGTCATGACCCCCAAGCCTGTCGAACTCGCCGAACTCAGCGCCGGCGAGGTAGGATTCTTCGTCGCCACTATCAAGAACGTAGCCGACACCAAGGTAGGCGACACCATCACCGAGGTCGCACGACCCTGCGCTGAAGCTCTTCCCGGCTTTGAAGATATCAAGAGCATGGTCTTCGCCGGTCTTTACACCGTCGACTCGCACGAGCACGCCATGCTCCGCGACGCTCTCGAGAAGCTTCGCCTCAACGATGCCAGCTTTTCGTTCGAGCCCGAATCCTCAGTCGCTCTTGGCTTCGGCTTTCGCTGCGGCTTCCTAGGGTTGCTGCACCTTGAAATTATTCAGGAACGCCTTGAGCGCGAGTTCGACCTCGACCTTATTACGACAGCGCCTGGCGTTCGCTACAAGATCGCTCTCACGGATGGCACCACCATTGAGGTTGACAATCCGTCGCGCTGGCCAGACCCCTCTAACATCGAACAGATCGAAGAGCCGGTCATCATCGCAAAGATCCTGACCAACGAAGAGTATGTTGGTGGCATTCTTAAGCTGGTCGAAGAGAAGCGCGGCCGTCAGCAAAATATGGAGTATGTCTCCGACACCCGCGTTATGATCACCTACGAGCTACCACTCAACGAGATCGTTCTTGACTTCTATGATCGCCTGAAAACAGTATCTCGCGGATACGCCTCGCTGGACTACGTCCTCGCAGGCATGTGGATCTCGCCGATGGTGAAGATGGACATTTTGATCGGCGGTGACCCGGTTGATGCGCTCTCCATCATCGTCCATAAAGACTTCGCACAGCAACGCGGTAAGGCACTTGTCTCGAAGATGCGTGAACTGATTCCCCGGCAGATGTTCGAGGTAGCCATTCAGGCTGCAATTGGTTCCAAGGTAATTGCTCGCGAAACTGTCACTGCTATCCGCAAGAACGTAATCGCGAAGTGCTACGGCGGCGATATCAGTCGCAAAAAGAAATTGCTCGATAAGCAAAAAGAAGGCAAGAAGCGCATGAAGCGCATCGGCAAGGTTGATATCCCGCAAGAGGCCTTCTTAGCTGTCTTGAAGGTCGGCGAAGACTAA
- a CDS encoding nuclear transport factor 2 family protein: MKLVLMLRGVVPVLFLVAILASCQGQSMPSAVPLQEAIAAQDKALFDAYNTCDLVKLGTMVTDDLEFYHDKTGLAVGKQVFLDSIKQNICGKVTRELVPGTLEVHELAHYGAVEIGVHRFHHPGQKDHDVLGEGKFVMLWQNKDGMWKLTRVISYDHATLPK; encoded by the coding sequence ATGAAACTGGTTCTAATGTTGCGCGGGGTAGTGCCTGTTCTTTTTCTCGTCGCGATCCTGGCTAGTTGCCAGGGACAGTCCATGCCGAGTGCCGTGCCGCTCCAGGAGGCAATTGCCGCACAGGATAAGGCGCTCTTCGACGCGTACAACACGTGCGATCTGGTGAAGCTTGGAACGATGGTGACTGACGATCTGGAGTTTTACCACGACAAGACTGGCTTGGCAGTGGGCAAGCAGGTCTTTCTCGACAGCATCAAGCAGAATATTTGCGGCAAGGTAACGCGCGAACTCGTACCCGGAACGCTTGAGGTGCATGAACTCGCTCACTATGGCGCGGTAGAGATCGGGGTACACCGCTTCCATCATCCCGGGCAGAAGGATCATGACGTCCTGGGTGAGGGAAAGTTTGTCATGCTGTGGCAGAACAAAGACGGCATGTGGAAGCTAACGCGCGTGATCAGCTACGACCATGCGACTCTGCCAAAATGA
- a CDS encoding lytic transglycosylase domain-containing protein produces the protein MLTCAPLLMLAGCPDDETATPGKVSAQATAPTLAPVAKPAAATLPAAVPMQSVDASANVLKAQGLINKAEASYRSGVDNYNGNRLDAARVDFDTAIDTMLTSGMDLKNDPQLADEFDHLLNAVNSLEMVALKQGNGFSPKLEETPLESAEGLTFAPNPELTAKLKSELQIKSDLPLVINDEVAGYIGIFANSTSFRAHMLHSMERGGKYKAIIQKALADQGMPQDLFYLAVAESGFQPQALNAKSGAGGMWQFMPTGAYGLVRNGYFDERFDPEKSSIAYAKYMKTIYNQLGDWYLSMAGYDWGPGNIQRAVMRTGYADFWELYRRNMLPKETKEYVPKILAAIIMAKNPAKYGLDKVVPDPAVVWDSVNVDYAIDMRLVADLTGASLAEIVSLNPSLLRMSTPNDLSFDLHIPVGTKEVFTGRLKSIPMEKRNSWRFHVVRPGESLDAIATTLHAHASDVADANGLKAGEAVAEGDELVVPVTLVTASKHQQRYVARRGDTLITIADRFNVSVEDLRAWNHISSGALRTGASLNVAEPVRFGPSMRSRRVATRGGRSGRGGGAKTSRRGAVESVARGSTHTNTHASTRGIPKSALVSSAASRGAVSKTKHKAAR, from the coding sequence GTGCTGACATGCGCACCGCTCCTGATGCTTGCCGGTTGTCCGGACGATGAGACGGCAACACCTGGCAAGGTGTCTGCCCAGGCAACTGCTCCTACTCTCGCTCCAGTTGCAAAGCCGGCGGCTGCAACACTACCTGCGGCAGTTCCGATGCAGTCGGTTGACGCTTCTGCAAATGTTCTCAAAGCTCAGGGCCTCATCAACAAGGCTGAGGCTAGCTATCGCAGCGGTGTGGACAACTACAACGGAAATCGCCTGGACGCGGCACGAGTCGATTTCGATACGGCGATCGACACGATGCTGACCAGTGGAATGGATCTGAAGAATGATCCGCAGCTCGCGGATGAGTTTGATCACCTGTTGAATGCGGTCAACTCGCTTGAGATGGTGGCGCTAAAACAAGGGAATGGATTTTCGCCGAAGCTTGAAGAGACTCCTCTCGAGAGCGCGGAGGGTCTGACGTTTGCCCCAAACCCGGAGCTGACCGCGAAGCTGAAGTCTGAGCTACAGATCAAATCGGATCTGCCGTTGGTCATCAATGATGAGGTCGCCGGATATATTGGGATTTTCGCGAATTCGACTTCGTTTCGAGCACACATGCTGCACAGTATGGAACGAGGCGGGAAGTACAAGGCAATCATCCAGAAGGCGTTGGCGGATCAAGGAATGCCGCAGGATCTGTTCTACCTGGCGGTAGCGGAATCTGGTTTCCAGCCTCAGGCATTGAACGCGAAGAGTGGCGCAGGCGGGATGTGGCAGTTCATGCCGACTGGAGCGTATGGTCTGGTGCGCAACGGCTACTTCGACGAACGCTTCGACCCTGAGAAGTCCTCGATCGCTTATGCGAAGTACATGAAGACGATCTACAACCAGCTCGGCGACTGGTATCTCTCGATGGCTGGGTACGACTGGGGTCCGGGCAACATCCAGAGAGCGGTGATGCGCACAGGGTACGCGGACTTCTGGGAGCTCTACCGGCGCAACATGCTGCCCAAGGAGACGAAGGAGTATGTGCCCAAGATCCTGGCAGCTATCATCATGGCGAAGAATCCTGCGAAGTATGGGCTCGATAAAGTAGTGCCAGACCCGGCGGTGGTGTGGGATTCCGTGAACGTAGACTACGCAATCGATATGCGACTGGTGGCTGATCTAACGGGTGCTTCCTTAGCGGAGATCGTTTCGCTGAACCCAAGTCTCCTACGAATGAGTACGCCCAACGATCTCTCCTTTGACCTCCACATTCCGGTTGGCACCAAAGAGGTCTTCACAGGGCGTCTCAAGTCGATCCCTATGGAGAAGCGCAATAGCTGGCGATTCCATGTAGTGCGCCCCGGAGAGTCGCTCGATGCAATCGCGACAACTCTTCATGCGCATGCGAGCGACGTTGCGGATGCAAATGGCCTGAAGGCTGGAGAGGCAGTGGCCGAGGGCGATGAACTCGTGGTGCCGGTTACGCTAGTGACCGCCAGCAAACACCAACAACGCTATGTAGCGCGGCGTGGCGATACGCTGATCACCATTGCGGATCGCTTCAATGTTTCCGTCGAAGATCTTCGGGCGTGGAACCATATTTCATCGGGTGCGTTGAGAACAGGTGCTTCATTGAATGTTGCTGAGCCCGTGCGATTCGGCCCGTCGATGCGAAGCCGTCGTGTCGCAACACGCGGCGGAAGATCAGGTCGCGGTGGTGGTGCGAAGACATCTCGGCGAGGTGCGGTTGAGAGTGTGGCGCGAGGCTCGACGCACACAAATACGCATGCTTCTACACGAGGAATACCGAAGAGCGCACTTGTCTCTTCCGCCGCTTCGCGTGGAGCAGTATCGAAAACGAAACATAAAGCTGCACGATAA
- the lpxA gene encoding acyl-ACP--UDP-N-acetylglucosamine O-acyltransferase: MPTHPTAIIAPGAVIPASCTIGPYCTVGADVILGEDCELVSHVILDGHTTFGTANRIFSFACIGIAPQDLKYAGEPTRVTIGNGNTIREYVTISRGTAGGGGLTQVGDDCLIMAYTHIGHDSTIGNGCILANSATLAGHVIVEDYAVVGALCPVHQFCRIGRYAYIGGGTTITQDVLPYSLTSIERNNHAYGLNKVGLERRGFTPEQIKQLRQAYRLLLNSKRNTSDALTAIREMLAADTEGPAEHVAYLADFVANSHRGLIK; this comes from the coding sequence GTGCCCACTCATCCAACCGCCATCATTGCTCCCGGTGCAGTAATTCCTGCTTCGTGCACCATCGGTCCCTACTGCACCGTCGGTGCAGACGTCATCCTCGGAGAAGATTGCGAGCTCGTCTCGCACGTCATCCTCGATGGCCACACCACCTTCGGCACTGCCAATCGCATTTTTTCCTTCGCCTGCATCGGCATAGCTCCGCAGGATCTGAAATACGCGGGCGAACCCACCCGAGTCACAATCGGCAATGGCAACACCATACGCGAGTACGTCACCATCTCCAGGGGGACTGCAGGTGGCGGCGGGCTAACACAGGTCGGTGACGATTGCCTCATCATGGCGTATACCCACATCGGTCATGACTCCACCATCGGCAACGGATGCATCCTCGCCAACTCCGCCACGCTCGCCGGTCACGTCATCGTGGAGGACTACGCTGTAGTCGGGGCCCTTTGCCCCGTGCATCAGTTCTGTCGCATCGGGCGCTATGCCTACATCGGCGGGGGCACCACTATTACGCAGGACGTGCTCCCCTACTCGCTTACCTCCATCGAACGGAATAATCACGCCTACGGCCTCAACAAGGTCGGCCTCGAACGGCGCGGCTTTACTCCCGAACAGATCAAGCAGCTTCGACAAGCTTATCGCCTGCTCCTGAACTCGAAACGCAACACCTCCGACGCGCTCACCGCCATACGCGAGATGCTCGCAGCCGACACAGAGGGTCCCGCTGAACACGTGGCCTACCTTGCTGACTTCGTCGCCAACAGTCATCGTGGTCTTATCAAGTAG
- a CDS encoding SDR family NAD(P)-dependent oxidoreductase, which yields MLSPQTSAVTLSLDGRVALITGGSRGIGAATVRLFRKAGAKVIFSYRSAATQAEALVQECGGPEHCHAIKQELASADDGQALVHAAREIYGRLDCLIVNHGIWPSHDAPIAEMTTTQWRETMGINLDSSFGLVQAAVAQMKAQPQTGTTRGHVVLVSSTAAQRGEAFHADYAASKGALVSLTKSLSSELAGQGIYCNCVAPGWVATEMSAAALNHPETSKKVMNTIPLGRVAHVDEIAGPILFLCTPLAGFISGEIFNVNGGAVLVG from the coding sequence ATGCTAAGTCCCCAAACCTCCGCCGTCACACTATCCCTCGACGGCCGTGTAGCCCTCATCACAGGCGGCTCTCGCGGCATAGGCGCAGCGACCGTCCGTCTCTTTCGCAAGGCAGGGGCAAAGGTCATCTTCAGCTATCGCTCGGCAGCAACTCAAGCTGAAGCCCTCGTTCAAGAGTGCGGTGGCCCCGAGCACTGTCACGCGATCAAGCAGGAACTCGCAAGCGCTGACGATGGCCAGGCGCTCGTCCATGCCGCCAGGGAGATCTACGGCCGCCTCGACTGCCTGATCGTCAATCACGGCATCTGGCCCTCCCACGACGCCCCCATAGCCGAGATGACCACGACCCAGTGGCGAGAGACCATGGGCATCAATCTGGACAGCTCCTTTGGTCTCGTGCAAGCCGCCGTAGCCCAGATGAAGGCTCAGCCTCAAACTGGCACGACCCGCGGACACGTCGTCCTGGTCAGTTCCACCGCCGCCCAGCGCGGCGAGGCCTTCCACGCCGACTATGCCGCCAGCAAGGGTGCCCTCGTCAGCCTGACAAAGAGCCTGTCCAGCGAATTGGCCGGTCAGGGCATCTACTGCAACTGTGTCGCTCCGGGCTGGGTAGCCACAGAGATGTCCGCCGCTGCCCTCAACCATCCGGAAACGTCCAAGAAGGTGATGAACACGATCCCACTCGGCCGCGTCGCCCACGTCGACGAGATCGCCGGGCCAATCCTCTTTCTATGTACCCCGCTGGCCGGCTTCATCTCCGGCGAGATCTTCAACGTAAACGGTGGCGCAGTGCTCGTAGGTTGA